The Oxalobacteraceae bacterium OTU3CINTB1 genome includes a window with the following:
- a CDS encoding ATP-binding protein, with protein sequence MFVSVTLTAVVTLVLTTFALYFYQVERAHRWEQLRQTLSNSADELASAVALPAWNFDETQITTIMRSGLSNRDLYASAVVPAAGSRPFILTRDSAGHLVEVAREPDNPELLSERRAIVAAGRNIGAITVYASPVLLLEQLRQRLYTIIGMIFVLDVTLVFSLYLLLSQLIFKPITTIERYAANVKAGQNPGALPPRDWFFGELKTLNSSIRDMVRLMDSRYVAMHASEERLQIASSAAAIGIWDWNIVSDALVWDEQMHRLYGMDHATAAGAAGSMDDWIARMHPDDAIPVRALLDRALSGRGDFDVEFRVVWPDGSLHYMKGEAMIFRDADGHPARVVGVNYDITGHKVAEQELRRHRIHLEELVAERTNALSVAVRQAQAANQAKSIFLANMSHELRTPLNSVIGFSRLMADSKNMLPEEKRNLAIIHRSGEHLLTLINDILELSKIEAGRAVLQTEIMSIDEILQEVMDMVSMRAGQTGVELELDSAGVPAGARVDGTKLRQVLLNLMSNAVKFTGQGKVTLRVRGAMRKVDGACECELAFAVIDDGPGISPIDQTRIFEPFVQADGPGAKEGTGLGLAISREFVQLMGGVLSVQSVRGDGATFQFTIKVPVAEAQADEDTPALDAPQRGRRVVVADDGADANAPLSGADLARLEPALRRQLKVALQELNLARVALLLRPLPAQLAGVVERIEHMVRLHQYPQLCALLDQAGSELEA encoded by the coding sequence ATGTTTGTCAGCGTCACGCTGACCGCCGTGGTGACCTTGGTATTGACCACCTTCGCGCTGTATTTCTACCAGGTCGAGCGGGCCCATCGTTGGGAGCAGCTGCGCCAGACGCTGTCCAACAGCGCCGACGAGCTGGCGTCGGCCGTGGCGCTGCCGGCCTGGAACTTCGACGAGACCCAGATCACCACCATCATGCGCAGCGGCTTGAGCAACCGCGACCTGTACGCCAGCGCGGTGGTGCCGGCCGCCGGCAGCCGTCCCTTCATCCTCACCCGCGACAGCGCCGGACACCTGGTCGAGGTGGCGCGCGAGCCGGACAACCCGGAGCTGCTGTCGGAGCGGCGCGCCATCGTCGCCGCCGGCCGCAACATCGGCGCCATCACCGTGTATGCGTCGCCGGTGCTGCTGCTCGAGCAGCTGCGCCAGCGGCTCTACACCATCATCGGCATGATCTTCGTGCTCGACGTGACCCTCGTCTTCAGCCTCTATCTGCTGCTGTCGCAGCTGATTTTCAAACCCATCACCACCATCGAACGCTACGCCGCCAATGTCAAGGCGGGCCAGAACCCGGGTGCCTTGCCGCCGCGCGACTGGTTTTTCGGCGAGCTGAAAACCCTCAATTCCTCGATCCGCGACATGGTGCGCCTGATGGACAGCCGCTACGTGGCCATGCACGCCAGCGAGGAGCGGCTGCAGATCGCCAGCAGCGCGGCGGCCATCGGCATCTGGGACTGGAACATCGTCAGCGACGCATTGGTGTGGGACGAGCAGATGCACCGCCTGTACGGCATGGACCACGCCACCGCGGCCGGCGCGGCCGGCTCGATGGACGACTGGATCGCGCGCATGCACCCGGACGACGCCATTCCGGTGCGCGCGCTGCTGGACCGGGCGCTGAGCGGGCGCGGCGACTTCGACGTCGAGTTCCGCGTGGTCTGGCCGGACGGCTCGCTGCATTACATGAAGGGCGAGGCGATGATTTTCCGCGACGCCGACGGCCATCCGGCGCGGGTGGTGGGCGTCAACTACGACATCACCGGTCACAAAGTGGCGGAGCAGGAGCTGCGCCGGCACCGCATCCACCTGGAGGAGCTGGTTGCCGAGCGCACCAACGCGCTGTCGGTGGCGGTGCGCCAGGCGCAGGCGGCCAACCAGGCCAAGAGCATCTTCCTGGCCAATATGAGCCACGAGCTGCGCACGCCGCTCAATTCCGTGATCGGCTTTTCGCGCCTGATGGCCGATTCGAAGAACATGCTGCCGGAGGAAAAGCGCAACCTGGCGATCATCCACCGCTCCGGCGAGCACCTGCTTACCCTGATCAACGATATCCTGGAGCTGTCCAAGATCGAGGCCGGGCGCGCGGTGCTGCAGACGGAGATCATGAGCATCGACGAGATTCTGCAGGAAGTGATGGACATGGTCAGCATGCGCGCCGGCCAGACCGGCGTCGAGCTGGAACTCGACAGCGCCGGCGTGCCGGCCGGGGCGCGGGTGGACGGCACCAAGCTGCGCCAGGTGCTGCTCAATCTGATGTCGAACGCGGTCAAGTTCACCGGCCAGGGCAAGGTCACCTTGCGGGTGCGCGGCGCCATGCGCAAGGTCGATGGCGCCTGCGAGTGCGAGCTGGCGTTCGCGGTGATCGACGACGGCCCGGGCATCTCGCCGATCGACCAGACCCGCATCTTCGAGCCCTTCGTCCAGGCCGACGGCCCGGGCGCGAAGGAGGGCACCGGCCTGGGACTGGCCATCTCGCGCGAGTTCGTCCAGCTGATGGGCGGCGTGCTGTCGGTGCAGTCGGTGCGCGGCGACGGCGCCACCTTCCAGTTCACGATCAAGGTGCCGGTGGCCGAGGCGCAGGCCGACGAGGACACGCCGGCCTTGGATGCGCCGCAGCGCGGGCGCCGCGTGGTGGTCGCCGACGACGGCGCCGATGCCAACGCGCCGCTGTCGGGCGCCGATCTGGCGCGGCTCGAGCCCGCGCTGCGCCGCCAGCTCAAGGTGGCGCTGCAGGAGCTCAACCTGGCGCGCGTGGCGCTGCTGCTGCGGCCCTTGCCGGCGCAACTGGCCGGCGTGGTCGAGCGCATCGAGCACATGGTGCGGCTGCACCAGTACCCGCAGCTATGCGCTTTGCTCGATCAGGCGGGTAGCGAACTGGAGGCATAG
- a CDS encoding GGDEF domain-containing protein, whose protein sequence is MTDIRGRSGSVGAYFSASRDRRAHFQAICGEMFSRLVVVDSIDDMAAEARQATDLLVLDLNGYARPGGLAAIGHLIIDRAGAPLLVLCGYEQCAWLPELMAFGSFDYLICPVLDDDLRHAIRRALSVSDDPGAATQQRLFDRERELRDLVGLQRGVQHAIGAIDDIDRMAAKVCHALCGFPGVYHASLLHMKQHGDLRLVAQASPDDLNLAGLLGRTDHLLQSALRDVFPPLMAASSGRMVLLDAPEKTGDPELAMRLHDRYVRMVLALPLRAEAGNPETESVMGAICLMFDRHIAFSREQFAAFASLAQFVSLGLGMSELKDRNDELSGQLSQLSTVDNLTGAANRRAGETMLDNELRRARRYGLPLAAMSFEVSSFRSTNDAYGHPLGDTALRMAAETVMRRLRTSDMLARMRGQEFLIIATHTTASDVMLLAEKLRLAIAEADLPGCDSVNVSLAIAQAGAEEGVDTVLDRLDAALQRAKRAGRNHIESAG, encoded by the coding sequence ATGACCGACATTCGAGGCCGGTCCGGTAGCGTTGGCGCGTATTTCAGTGCCAGCCGCGACCGGCGCGCGCATTTCCAGGCGATCTGCGGGGAGATGTTCTCCCGGCTTGTGGTCGTCGACAGCATCGACGATATGGCCGCCGAGGCGCGTCAGGCCACCGACTTGCTGGTGCTGGATTTGAACGGCTACGCGCGCCCCGGCGGGTTGGCCGCGATCGGCCACCTGATCATCGACCGGGCCGGCGCGCCGCTGTTGGTGTTGTGCGGCTATGAGCAGTGCGCGTGGCTGCCGGAGCTGATGGCGTTCGGCTCCTTCGACTATCTGATTTGCCCTGTGCTCGATGACGATCTGCGGCACGCCATCCGCCGGGCGTTGTCGGTATCGGACGATCCCGGCGCCGCAACGCAGCAGCGCCTGTTCGACAGGGAGCGCGAGCTGCGCGATCTGGTGGGCCTGCAGCGCGGCGTGCAGCACGCCATCGGCGCCATCGACGATATCGACAGGATGGCGGCCAAGGTGTGTCATGCGTTGTGCGGTTTTCCGGGCGTGTACCACGCGTCGCTACTGCATATGAAGCAGCACGGCGATCTGCGGCTGGTCGCGCAGGCGTCGCCCGACGATCTCAATCTGGCCGGGCTGCTGGGGCGCACCGACCATCTGCTGCAATCGGCGCTGCGTGATGTGTTTCCGCCGTTGATGGCCGCATCCTCCGGGCGCATGGTGCTGCTGGACGCGCCGGAGAAGACCGGCGATCCGGAATTGGCCATGCGTTTGCATGACCGTTATGTGCGCATGGTGCTGGCGCTGCCGCTGCGCGCCGAGGCGGGCAATCCGGAGACGGAATCGGTCATGGGCGCGATCTGCCTCATGTTCGACCGTCACATCGCCTTCTCGCGCGAGCAGTTCGCCGCGTTCGCCAGCCTGGCGCAATTTGTCAGCCTCGGTCTGGGCATGAGCGAATTAAAGGACCGGAACGACGAGCTTTCCGGCCAGCTCTCGCAACTGAGCACCGTCGACAATTTGACAGGCGCCGCCAACCGCCGCGCCGGCGAGACGATGCTGGACAACGAACTGCGGCGCGCGCGCCGTTACGGACTGCCGCTGGCGGCGATGTCGTTCGAGGTAAGCAGCTTCCGATCGACGAACGATGCGTACGGCCATCCGCTGGGCGATACGGCTTTGCGGATGGCGGCGGAGACGGTGATGCGCCGCCTGCGCACCTCCGACATGCTGGCGCGGATGCGTGGCCAGGAGTTTTTAATCATCGCCACGCATACGACGGCCTCCGACGTGATGCTGCTGGCGGAAAAACTGCGTCTGGCGATCGCCGAGGCGGACTTGCCGGGATGCGATAGCGTCAATGTCAGCCTGGCAATCGCGCAAGCCGGGGCGGAGGAGGGTGTCGACACGGTTCTCGATCGCCTCGACGCCGCGCTGCAGCGGGCCAAACGCGCCGGGCGCAATCATATCGAATCGGCCGGATGA
- a CDS encoding DUF885 family protein, whose translation MVLSLNAAAATTAQAPAAKAGHADAQFKNIYTQEWTWRLGQKMEEGEDDEKGGTTTLPRIDPATQQKRLAYWQDVMKKLDGIKQDKLSAEELINYQVYKAQIAALIDAQKFREYEKPLNADTAFWSNMAGAARNTLTKEKEYQDYIKQLSDVPRYFNDQIVNMRAGMARGFTPPKVTLIGRDGSITSVTEAKTPQDTVFYLPFKAMPATIPAARQEELRAEGVKAIETYVLPSYRNLLKFMRDEYVPKSREDLAAENLPDGKAYYQSKIVEFTTTTMSADEIHQIGVSEMAKIRAEMLDVIKQTGFEGDLPAFLQFLRTDSRFYAKTPEELLMRSAWVAKKFDAKVGQYFGYLPRRRFAVIPVPDDQAPFYTSGRGGPGVYLVNTYNLPSRALYSMPALTLHESAPGHAFQMPVAMEQKGRPAFRNAYISAYGEGWALYSERLGVEMGMYETPYEVFGMLSYQAWRASRLVVDTGIHSKGWTRKQAQDYLKANTALSEHEIETEVDRYISWPGQALSYYLGEMSIINARKKAEAALGSKFDIRAFHDTVLQLGSVPLPVLEARIDLFIKEGGKSPYPSLD comes from the coding sequence ATGGTCTTATCTCTCAACGCGGCCGCAGCCACCACCGCCCAGGCGCCCGCCGCCAAAGCCGGTCACGCCGACGCCCAGTTCAAAAACATCTACACGCAAGAGTGGACCTGGCGCCTGGGTCAGAAGATGGAGGAGGGCGAAGACGACGAAAAGGGCGGCACGACGACACTGCCCCGCATCGATCCGGCCACCCAGCAAAAGCGCCTGGCCTACTGGCAGGACGTGATGAAAAAGCTCGACGGCATCAAGCAGGACAAGCTGTCGGCCGAGGAATTGATCAACTACCAGGTCTACAAGGCGCAGATCGCGGCCCTGATCGACGCCCAGAAATTCCGTGAGTATGAAAAGCCGCTCAACGCCGATACGGCCTTCTGGTCCAACATGGCGGGTGCCGCGCGCAACACGCTGACCAAGGAAAAGGAATACCAGGACTACATCAAGCAGCTGTCGGACGTGCCGCGCTACTTCAACGACCAGATTGTGAACATGCGGGCCGGGATGGCGCGCGGCTTCACGCCGCCGAAGGTCACGCTGATCGGCCGCGACGGCTCCATCACCTCGGTGACCGAAGCCAAGACGCCGCAGGACACGGTGTTCTACCTGCCGTTCAAGGCCATGCCGGCGACCATCCCGGCGGCGCGGCAGGAAGAACTGCGGGCGGAGGGCGTGAAGGCCATCGAAACTTACGTGCTGCCGTCGTACCGCAATCTGCTCAAATTTATGCGCGACGAGTATGTGCCGAAGTCGCGCGAGGATCTGGCGGCGGAGAATCTGCCGGACGGTAAAGCCTATTACCAGTCGAAGATCGTCGAATTCACCACCACCACGATGAGCGCCGACGAGATCCACCAGATCGGCGTGAGCGAAATGGCCAAGATCCGCGCCGAGATGCTCGACGTGATCAAGCAGACCGGCTTCGAGGGCGACCTGCCCGCCTTCCTGCAGTTCCTGCGCACCGATTCGCGCTTCTACGCCAAGACGCCGGAGGAGCTGCTGATGCGCTCCGCATGGGTGGCGAAGAAGTTCGACGCCAAGGTGGGCCAGTACTTCGGCTACCTGCCGCGCCGCCGCTTCGCCGTGATTCCGGTGCCGGACGACCAGGCGCCGTTCTACACGTCGGGGCGCGGTGGTCCTGGTGTTTATCTGGTTAACACTTACAACCTGCCGTCGCGCGCCTTGTACAGCATGCCGGCGCTGACCTTGCACGAATCGGCGCCGGGCCACGCCTTCCAGATGCCGGTGGCGATGGAGCAGAAGGGCCGTCCGGCGTTCCGCAACGCTTACATTTCGGCGTATGGCGAGGGCTGGGCGCTGTATAGCGAGCGGTTGGGCGTTGAGATGGGGATGTACGAAACGCCTTATGAGGTATTCGGCATGCTCAGTTACCAGGCTTGGAGGGCTTCGCGCCTGGTGGTCGATACCGGCATCCATAGCAAGGGCTGGACACGCAAACAGGCGCAAGATTATTTGAAGGCCAATACGGCGCTGTCGGAGCACGAGATCGAGACGGAGGTGGACCGGTATATTTCGTGGCCGGGCCAGGCGCTGTCTTATTATCTGGGTGAGATGAGCATCATCAATGCGCGCAAGAAGGCCGAGGCGGCGCTGGGATCGAAGTTCGATATCCGCGCTTTCCACGATACGGTGCTGCAACTGGGTTCGGTGCCGCTGCCGGTGCTGGAAGCGCGTATCGATTTGTTCATCAAGGAAGGTGGCAAGAGCCCTTATCCGAGTCTGGATTAG
- a CDS encoding EAL domain-containing protein, whose translation MHRDLSEQHTKGEVLIVEDTPASLKLLSDLLTEAGYYVRQAPNGELALWTAQSRPPELILLDIRMPGIDGFEVCRRLKESPQLCNVPVIFLSAQHDTDDKVRGFALGAVDFIAKPFQAEEILARTDAHVRLSRAQHALAVERSLLEQRVAERTEELAKEVEQRRANEEFLRLASQVFEATQDAIVVTDREARIVATNPAFTQISGYEAQEVIGKNVVMLHAGGQDAAAFDQMLQSVMNTGLWSGEIMARRKNGDVYPGLLSASVVRDDAGQVVNHVAVFMDITERKAEQHLIDFLSNHDALTGLPNRLLARQRFEQTLGTARREGGCVAVMCLDMDRFKSINDSYGHDVGDKALQVISRFLTDCVRDGDTVTRQGGDEFQIIVADDAQLSATMPMAQKILAGLRKELVIDGQQITVTSSIGIAVSLTDGDSFDELLRNADTALFRAKEIGRDNYAFFTERMDAEIRDKLAIQSQLRGAIARNEFEVHYQPQMCLKSGVMAGAEALLRWNNAVLGRVPPNRFIPLAEEYGLVNSIGEWVLESVCAQIKVWQDQGLGDIKVAVNLAAGQFANDATVPYVESTLRKYGIAPACLGLEITEGTVMGDPNKAVAALRKLKDIGVSISLDDFGTGYSSLSYLKRFPIDVLKIDKSFVDDVTTSANDAAIALSVISLAHNLNMRVIAEGVETREQVRFLTERGCDEMQGYFFSPPLNGEAFTALLRERRNLLDM comes from the coding sequence ATGCACCGGGATTTATCGGAACAACACACCAAGGGCGAAGTGCTGATCGTGGAGGACACGCCGGCCTCGCTCAAGCTGCTCAGCGACCTGCTGACGGAGGCCGGTTATTACGTGCGCCAGGCCCCCAACGGCGAGCTGGCGTTGTGGACCGCCCAGTCGCGCCCTCCGGAGCTGATCCTGCTCGACATCCGCATGCCCGGCATCGACGGTTTCGAGGTGTGCCGCCGCCTGAAGGAGTCGCCCCAGCTGTGCAACGTGCCGGTGATCTTCCTGTCGGCGCAGCACGACACCGACGACAAGGTGCGCGGCTTCGCGCTCGGCGCGGTCGATTTCATCGCCAAGCCGTTCCAGGCCGAGGAAATCCTGGCCCGCACCGACGCCCATGTGCGCCTGAGCCGCGCGCAGCACGCGCTGGCGGTCGAACGCTCGCTGCTCGAGCAGCGCGTGGCCGAGCGCACCGAGGAACTGGCCAAGGAGGTCGAGCAGCGCCGCGCCAACGAGGAGTTCCTGCGGCTGGCGAGCCAGGTGTTCGAGGCCACCCAGGACGCCATCGTCGTCACCGACCGCGAGGCGCGCATCGTCGCCACCAATCCCGCCTTCACGCAAATCTCCGGCTACGAGGCGCAGGAGGTGATCGGCAAGAACGTCGTCATGCTGCACGCCGGCGGGCAGGACGCCGCCGCTTTCGACCAGATGCTGCAGTCGGTCATGAACACCGGCCTGTGGTCGGGCGAGATCATGGCGCGCCGCAAGAACGGCGACGTGTATCCGGGCTTGCTGAGCGCCTCCGTGGTGCGCGACGACGCCGGCCAGGTGGTCAACCACGTGGCCGTGTTCATGGATATCACCGAGCGCAAGGCCGAGCAGCACCTGATCGACTTCCTGTCCAACCACGACGCGCTCACCGGCCTGCCCAACCGCCTGCTGGCGCGCCAGCGCTTCGAGCAGACTTTGGGCACGGCGCGCCGCGAGGGCGGCTGCGTGGCCGTCATGTGCCTGGACATGGACCGCTTCAAGAGCATTAACGACTCCTACGGCCACGACGTGGGCGACAAGGCGCTGCAGGTGATCTCGCGCTTCCTGACCGATTGCGTGCGCGATGGCGACACCGTCACCCGCCAGGGCGGCGACGAGTTCCAGATCATCGTCGCCGACGACGCCCAGTTGAGCGCGACGATGCCGATGGCGCAAAAGATCCTGGCCGGCCTGCGCAAGGAGCTGGTGATCGACGGCCAGCAGATCACCGTCACCTCCAGCATCGGCATCGCCGTCAGCCTGACCGACGGCGACAGCTTCGATGAATTGCTGCGCAACGCCGACACGGCGCTGTTCCGCGCCAAGGAGATCGGCCGCGACAACTACGCCTTCTTCACCGAGCGCATGGACGCCGAGATCCGCGACAAGCTGGCGATCCAGAGCCAGCTGCGCGGCGCCATCGCCCGCAACGAGTTCGAGGTCCACTACCAGCCGCAAATGTGCCTCAAAAGCGGCGTGATGGCCGGCGCCGAGGCGCTGCTGCGCTGGAACAACGCGGTGCTGGGCCGGGTGCCGCCGAACCGCTTCATCCCGCTGGCCGAGGAGTATGGCCTGGTCAATTCGATCGGCGAGTGGGTGCTCGAAAGCGTGTGCGCGCAAATCAAGGTGTGGCAGGACCAGGGGCTGGGCGACATCAAGGTGGCGGTCAACCTGGCCGCCGGGCAGTTCGCCAACGATGCCACCGTGCCGTACGTGGAAAGCACCTTGCGCAAATACGGCATCGCGCCGGCCTGCCTGGGCCTGGAGATCACCGAAGGCACGGTGATGGGCGATCCGAACAAGGCGGTGGCGGCGCTGCGCAAGCTCAAGGACATTGGCGTGAGCATCTCGCTCGACGACTTCGGCACCGGCTATTCCAGCCTCAGTTACCTCAAGCGCTTCCCGATCGACGTGCTCAAGATCGACAAATCGTTCGTCGACGACGTCACCACCAGCGCCAACGACGCGGCGATTGCGCTGTCGGTGATCTCGCTGGCGCACAACCTGAACATGCGCGTGATCGCCGAGGGTGTGGAGACGCGCGAGCAGGTGCGTTTCCTGACCGAGCGCGGATGCGACGAGATGCAGGGATATTTTTTCAGTCCGCCGCTCAATGGCGAGGCTTTTACCGCGCTGCTGCGCGAACGACGTAATTTGCTGGACATGTAA
- the sulP gene encoding sulfate permease — MLHWLKHYRRALLPGDISAGLVVAMMMIPQGMAYALVAGVPPVVGIYASILPPVVYALFGSSMTQSVGPMAIVSLMTAAAIGPLAPAGSTLATVLAAQLAMVSGAVLLLCGLLRMGFLANFFSRPVMSGFTVGSAIVIAFDQVHTLLGAPLPHLHTSSAVLGVGSLLLLLLSKFYLAGLLRRCGLPPAVADIGAKLAPMLVVLGGIALMATTGLAEMGVRTTGSVPPGLPRLNLATSSAHWPQLLQPGLLIGFIVFLMSMSAAQSLALKRNEKLVSNHELVGLGAANVASALSGGFPVTGSLSRSAVNFTAGANTPLASLITAALLACALLAPTGWLALLPLPTLAATIIVAVLGMLELGILRTAWQYDRSDALAWGATCLGVLTMGVEAGVIVGVALSMGTLIWRASRPHIAVLGRIAGSEHFRNIERYPAETRPELLVLRIDANLFFGNVEAVSERIECELATHTSARHLVLVMTAVSSIDTTALFALSELNQSLKRRGIGMHLAEVKGPVMDRLRHSELLRDLNGKLFLSTAMASDHLLAAGKGR, encoded by the coding sequence ATGCTGCATTGGTTGAAGCACTACCGGCGCGCGCTGCTGCCTGGCGATATCAGCGCCGGCCTGGTGGTCGCCATGATGATGATCCCGCAGGGGATGGCCTACGCGCTGGTCGCCGGCGTGCCGCCGGTGGTCGGCATCTACGCCAGCATCCTGCCACCGGTGGTCTACGCGCTGTTCGGCAGCAGCATGACGCAATCGGTCGGGCCCATGGCCATCGTGTCGCTGATGACGGCGGCCGCCATCGGGCCGCTGGCGCCGGCCGGCTCCACGCTGGCCACCGTGCTGGCCGCCCAGCTGGCGATGGTCTCCGGCGCCGTGCTGCTGTTGTGCGGCCTGCTGCGCATGGGCTTTTTGGCCAATTTCTTTTCCCGTCCCGTGATGAGCGGCTTCACCGTCGGCTCGGCGATCGTCATCGCCTTCGATCAAGTCCATACCCTGCTTGGCGCGCCGCTGCCCCACCTGCACACTTCGAGCGCGGTGCTGGGCGTCGGCTCGTTGCTGTTGCTACTCCTGTCGAAGTTTTATTTGGCCGGCCTGCTGCGCCGCTGCGGCCTGCCGCCGGCCGTCGCCGATATCGGCGCCAAGCTGGCGCCGATGCTGGTGGTCCTGGGCGGCATCGCGCTGATGGCGACCACCGGCCTGGCCGAGATGGGCGTGCGCACCACCGGTTCCGTCCCGCCAGGCCTGCCGCGCCTGAACCTGGCCACTTCCAGCGCCCATTGGCCGCAACTGCTGCAACCGGGCCTGCTGATCGGCTTCATCGTGTTTCTGATGTCGATGTCGGCGGCGCAGTCGCTGGCGCTCAAGCGCAACGAGAAACTGGTCAGCAACCATGAACTGGTCGGCCTGGGCGCGGCCAATGTCGCCAGCGCGCTGTCGGGCGGCTTTCCGGTGACGGGCAGCCTGTCGCGTTCCGCCGTCAACTTCACCGCCGGCGCCAACACGCCGCTGGCGAGCCTGATCACGGCCGCGCTGCTGGCCTGCGCGCTGCTGGCGCCCACCGGCTGGCTGGCGCTGCTGCCGCTTCCCACGCTGGCCGCCACCATCATCGTCGCCGTGCTGGGCATGCTGGAACTGGGCATCCTGCGTACCGCCTGGCAGTACGACCGCAGCGACGCGCTGGCCTGGGGCGCGACCTGCCTGGGCGTGCTGACCATGGGCGTGGAGGCGGGCGTGATCGTCGGCGTGGCGCTGTCGATGGGTACCCTGATCTGGCGCGCCAGCCGGCCGCATATCGCGGTGTTGGGACGCATCGCCGGCAGCGAGCATTTCCGCAATATCGAACGCTATCCCGCCGAAACGCGGCCGGAACTGCTGGTGCTGCGCATCGACGCCAATCTATTCTTCGGCAATGTGGAGGCGGTGTCCGAGCGTATCGAGTGCGAGCTGGCCACCCACACGAGCGCGCGCCACCTGGTGCTGGTGATGACGGCGGTCAGTTCGATCGACACCACCGCGCTGTTCGCGCTGTCGGAGCTCAATCAAAGCCTCAAGCGGCGCGGCATCGGCATGCACCTGGCCGAGGTGAAGGGGCCGGTGATGGACCGCCTGCGCCACAGCGAACTGCTGCGCGACCTGAACGGCAAACTGTTCCTCAGCACCGCGATGGCGTCAGACCATCTGCTGGCGGCCGGCAAAGGCCGATAA
- a CDS encoding TetR/AcrR family transcriptional regulator has translation MKVSREQVALNRDRIVETAARLFRQKGYDGIGVVDLMKSAGLTHGGFYGHFASKEDLLAEATAHAFKQSVERWRQRAAAAPNAPETAMAGIGESYLSVRHRDGPELGCSITSLGPDIARLGPKVRQALTEGAKGQIAVLEELVPGEDAAARRKQALATYAAMVGAIVLARAVDDEAMSLEVLEAVRASMPGT, from the coding sequence ATGAAAGTCAGCAGGGAGCAGGTGGCGCTCAACCGCGACCGCATCGTCGAGACGGCGGCGCGGCTGTTCCGCCAGAAGGGCTACGACGGCATCGGCGTGGTCGATTTGATGAAAAGCGCCGGTCTGACGCACGGCGGGTTTTACGGCCACTTCGCCTCCAAAGAGGATTTGCTGGCCGAGGCCACCGCGCATGCGTTCAAGCAGTCGGTGGAGCGCTGGCGCCAGAGGGCGGCCGCGGCCCCCAATGCGCCGGAGACGGCGATGGCGGGCATCGGCGAGAGCTATTTGTCGGTGCGCCATCGCGACGGGCCGGAACTGGGATGTTCGATCACCTCCCTGGGACCGGATATCGCGCGTCTGGGGCCGAAGGTGCGGCAGGCGCTGACCGAGGGAGCCAAAGGGCAGATCGCGGTGCTGGAGGAATTGGTACCGGGCGAGGACGCGGCGGCCAGGCGCAAGCAGGCCTTGGCCACCTATGCCGCAATGGTCGGGGCGATCGTGCTGGCCAGGGCGGTCGATGACGAGGCCATGTCGCTGGAGGTTTTGGAGGCGGTGCGGGCCTCGATGCCGGGTACGTAG
- a CDS encoding SDR family oxidoreductase yields MANNENRADSGTANQQREIQQQQDQADQQKKSAGSQSGERQGPVQTTEHEYPGTMPSQHLEKPGLEAQMQLKPEFLAPDYAGSGKLAGMVALITGGDSGIGRAVAVLYAREGADVAIVYLDEDQDANDTKRYVEAEGQSCLLLRGDVRDAAFCRDAAQQTHDRFGRLDILVNNAAFQEHAEKLTDLTEERFDMTMKTNVYGYFHMAKAALPFLKRGASIINTGSVVGLQGSKHLLDYSTTKGAIHAFTMSLASNLLDQGIRVNAVAPGPVWTPLNPADQSPEKIAEFGQATDMRRAAQPQELSPAYVFLAAPSCSSYISGIVLPVTGSVGS; encoded by the coding sequence ATGGCAAACAACGAAAACCGGGCCGATTCGGGCACCGCTAATCAACAGCGCGAAATCCAGCAGCAACAGGACCAGGCCGACCAGCAGAAAAAATCGGCGGGCAGCCAGTCGGGCGAACGCCAGGGACCGGTGCAAACCACCGAACATGAGTATCCGGGCACGATGCCCTCGCAGCACCTGGAAAAGCCGGGGCTGGAGGCGCAGATGCAGCTCAAGCCCGAGTTTCTGGCACCCGACTACGCCGGCAGCGGCAAGCTGGCAGGCATGGTGGCCCTGATCACCGGCGGCGATTCCGGCATCGGCCGCGCGGTCGCGGTGCTGTATGCGCGCGAAGGCGCGGACGTCGCCATCGTCTATCTGGACGAAGACCAGGACGCGAACGACACCAAACGCTATGTCGAAGCGGAAGGCCAGAGCTGCCTGCTGCTGCGCGGCGACGTGCGCGACGCCGCCTTCTGCCGCGATGCGGCCCAGCAGACGCACGATCGCTTCGGCCGGCTCGATATCCTGGTCAATAACGCCGCCTTCCAGGAGCACGCCGAAAAGCTGACCGACCTGACCGAAGAACGCTTCGACATGACGATGAAGACCAACGTCTACGGCTACTTCCATATGGCCAAGGCGGCGCTGCCCTTCCTCAAGCGCGGTGCCTCCATCATCAACACCGGATCGGTGGTCGGACTGCAAGGCTCCAAGCACCTGCTGGACTACTCGACCACCAAGGGCGCGATCCACGCGTTCACGATGTCGCTCGCTTCCAACCTGCTGGACCAGGGCATCCGCGTGAACGCGGTGGCGCCGGGACCGGTGTGGACACCGCTCAACCCAGCCGACCAGTCGCCCGAGAAGATCGCCGAATTCGGCCAGGCCACCGACATGCGCCGCGCCGCGCAGCCGCAGGAGCTGTCGCCGGCCTACGTGTTCCTGGCCGCGCCGTCGTGCTCCAGCTATATCAGCGGCATCGTGTTGCCGGTGACCGGCTCCGTGGGGTCCTGA